One window of the Terriglobia bacterium genome contains the following:
- a CDS encoding MBL fold metallo-hydrolase → EQTSTPFVDYPRGTVYQPEEHVLELTRGTLLELNEVLVNLKGKPERVVLRDIILSTRAAQPAAAN, encoded by the coding sequence TTGAACAAACGAGCACTCCGTTTGTCGATTACCCGCGAGGAACGGTGTATCAGCCGGAAGAACATGTGCTGGAACTCACTCGTGGGACGTTGCTCGAGTTGAACGAAGTGCTGGTCAATCTCAAAGGCAAGCCGGAACGTGTGGTTCTTCGGGACATCATTCTTTCAACGCGCGCGGCCCAGCCTGCAGCGGCGAATTAG